The genomic stretch AACGGAGAGACCTGGGCAGAGGGGCTCCTAGGAGGGCTTTGGAAGACGAGGAGATGACTGGCGGGGTGTGACAAGGCAGCGTCCCTGcctggcaggaggggaaggagagaggtggTTGCGTTTGGGGAGCCCCTGGGCATTGCTGGCTGGGTTTTGGGGCTTGCTCCCGCTCGTCCTCGTCACGGCATCAAGTCGGAGCAGCCGTGCCTTAAGCCCTGACCGtgtccctttctctccccaggaGCCTGATGCCGCGGACGCTGGAGGGGCAGATCACGATGGAGAAGACCCCCAGCTACTTCGTCACCAAGGAGGCTCCCCGGCGCATCTACAACATGTCTCGGGACACGAAGCTGATCGTGGTGGTGCGCAACCCCGTCACCCGCGCCATCTCGGACTACACGCAGACGCTCTCCAAAAACCCTGCCATCCCCAGCTTCCAGGCCCTGGCCTTCAAAAACATCAGCACGGGACTGATCGACACGAGCTGGAGTGCGGTGAGGATCGGGATCTACGCCAAGCACCTGGACAACTGGCTACAGTACTTCCCCCTCTCCAAATTCCTCTTCGTCAGTGGGGAGAGGCTCGTCAGCGACCCGGCCGGGGAGATGGGCCGTGTCCAGGACTTTCTGGGTCTGAAGAGGGTGGTGACGgacaaacatttctattttaatgaGACCAAGGGCTTTCCCTGCCTGAAGAAGCCGGAGGGTGGCAGCAAGCCCCGCTGCCTGGGGAAATCCAAGGGGCGGCCGCACCCCAAAATTGACGTGCAGGTGGTCCAGCGCCTGCGGGAGTTTTACAGACCCTTCAACATGAAGTTTTATCAGATGACAGGGCAGGACTTTGGGTGGGACTGAGCCATCCACAGGGCACGCCACCGTGCTGGCACCTGGTCTGCCCAGCAGCgtgcggagccggggctgcggtcCAGGGATGCTCGTGGCTGCCGTGGTCCAGGGATGCGCGTGGCCGCCCTGCCAGCAACCTCCTCCCTTTGTTCTAATTTATATCGGACTTTTTCCAGTGAGAAACGGACCCTTCTGGAGTAGagagaaatatttaagaaataaaaccacagacgacccctctcccctccctgacCAGATTAAATATTCTTCCATATAAATCTTGCTAATCTATGTTAGCTGTGACCGTTCTCGGTGGCGAGTGGGAGCGTGTGAGTGCACGGGTGGGTGCGTGTGCGTGCCTGGGGACGACGGCTCTGCCATCCACAATAAAAGCTTTGGAAACCAGTTGGCCTTTGGGGCGTGGGGCCAGTGGGTTTTTGCTAAAGCAAATTCCGGTGCTGAGCACAGGCAGCGGCTGCTGTCGGGCGGTGGGTGAGGCCGGCCGAGCAGCAGACCCCAAGCGTGGGGTATGGTTTGCAGACAGAAAATAGTCTACAAGAATTTCCTagttaagaaaaacaattaaCGGCAGTAAGTTTTGAGTAAATGCCAGGTCCGGGGTTAGGGAGAGGGAGTTGTGTATCACATACCTTCTTATGTTCTTTGAGTAACCCAGATGATAAAGCAGGGCATTTCTAACCCTTAGGATGAAAATCCCTGCTTCTCCCGAATTCACCCAAGCAGAGCAAACAAAAGCCCCAAACTCTGACCTTTCCGTTCAATAATCTCAATAGATTTTCAAACCTGCAGCCATAGAGGGCCATCATGGGAGGCTGCAGAAATTAGTTTAATCTGAATTAACTGGTTTTCCCTTAATTAAAGATGGGGAAAACACGTAATTAACCTCTAATATCTTATTAGTGACTTGTATTTGTCTCTTTAATGAGCTAATTATGTGTTTTCAAGGGCCCTCAGGCCCCGCATTGTTTGCAAATATGCTTTGGCTGCTGTTTCTTCCGTCCTGCAGCATCCCAAAGCTGACCGTCCTGCCAGGCCTGCCCTGCCAGCCGTGCCATCGCCTCCCCTCCTCGCTGCCGCTGTCCAGGGACGATGGAGGCGGCAGGTACCGCTTCTCCTGGGATGCACACCGGGCACAGGCCCCTTCCATCCCGGCTC from Mycteria americana isolate JAX WOST 10 ecotype Jacksonville Zoo and Gardens chromosome 12, USCA_MyAme_1.0, whole genome shotgun sequence encodes the following:
- the HS3ST6 gene encoding heparan sulfate glucosamine 3-O-sulfotransferase 6; translated protein: MGCSGRLLGPVGGRRASLLLTMILFFTYFFYCLPGPCEPLPPALLLPPPAALPDGAGPGPGAAGAPGGGSRRFPQAIIVGVKKGGTRALLEFLRAHPGVRAVGAEPHFFDRCYEKGLRWYRSLMPRTLEGQITMEKTPSYFVTKEAPRRIYNMSRDTKLIVVVRNPVTRAISDYTQTLSKNPAIPSFQALAFKNISTGLIDTSWSAVRIGIYAKHLDNWLQYFPLSKFLFVSGERLVSDPAGEMGRVQDFLGLKRVVTDKHFYFNETKGFPCLKKPEGGSKPRCLGKSKGRPHPKIDVQVVQRLREFYRPFNMKFYQMTGQDFGWD